A single Argentina anserina chromosome 7, drPotAnse1.1, whole genome shotgun sequence DNA region contains:
- the LOC126802276 gene encoding uncharacterized protein LOC126802276 has translation MATQMEPSRYSINILQMFKMAGRGQSCVQSKRYLLPSGPIALPLIILALAKGHRINTSFPLSTTGPAILQLVLISALTFTNGGDSDIQYVFFKASTISGILHASMYLDAVILPYYTGLDALVKSTFSGECPSCVCRNEDLVVGGRLVSYTGWSFTSFLVVGTLCWRVVCRLYGRKLGKFTLVRPLLESSSWILITIDCVYLSTISPPEKLMLPVAAFGGILVLICLCVTRELCTSITHLHFVYKYRTADICNRGKVEMTN, from the exons ATGGCAACCCAAATGGAACCATCAAGATATTCGATTAACATTCTTCAAATGTTTAAAATGGCAG GAAGAGGGCAAAGTTGTGTTCAGTCGAAAAGATACTTGCTTCCTTCTGGTCCGATCGCTCTCCCACTGATCATCTTGGCCCTAGCCAAGGGCCACCGTATCAATACCTCGTTCCCTCTCTCAACTACCGGTCCGGCCATCCTCCAACTGGTTTTGATTTCAGCTCTAACCTTCACCAACGGAGGAGACAGCGACATCCAGTATGTGTTTTTCAAGGCGTCGACCATCTCCGGAATTTTGCATGCGAGTATGTACCTGGATGCTGTTATCTTGCCTTACTACACTGGTCTTGATGCTCTGGTGAAATCAACTTTCTCGGGTGAGTGCCCATCTTGTGTGTGTCGAAATGAAGATTTAGTGGTGGGAGGAAGACTGGTTTCCTACACAGGATGGTCTTTCACCAGTTTTCTGGTTGTGGGTACTCTATGCTGGAGGGTTGTATGCAGGCTCTATGGAAGAAAATTAGGAAAGTTCACACTGGTAAGGCCTTTGCTGGAGAGTTCAAGTTGGATCCTGATAACCATTGATTGTGTTTACCTCTCGACAATTTCGCCACCCGAGAAACTAATGTTGCCAGTTGCTGCTTTCGGAGGCATACTTGTTTTGATTTGCCTTTGTGTAACTAGAGAATTATGCACTAGTATCACACATCTACattttgtgtataaatataggACAGCAGACATTTGCAACAGAGGCAAGGTAGAAATGACAAATTGA
- the LOC126802275 gene encoding uncharacterized protein LOC126802275, with protein MGFKRKKSENEGGDEPKPAAAVTEKKRKTILPSMIKNKDKRAAVHAKLKQEKKLEKRKKVKARDAAEKRALELGEEPPARSVPRTIENTREEDETVCKPDDEELFAGNDADEFSAVLKRESNPKILITTCRFNSSRGPAFIEELVSVIPNSKYYKRGTYDLKKIIEYANKKEFTSLIVVHTNRREPDALLIIGLPNGPTAHFKLSKLVLRKDIKNHGNPTSHEPELVLNNFTTRLGHRIGRLIQSLFPQQPNFRGRRVVTFHNQRDFIFFRHHRYIFEIKETKVAEEKGKKTKDSKAATITEAKPIARLQECGPRFTLKLISLQHGTFDPRGGEFEWVHKPEMDTSRRRFFL; from the exons ATGGGTttcaagaggaagaagagcGAGAACGAAGGAGGCGACGAGCCGAAACCGGCGGCGGCGGTGActgagaagaagaggaagacgaTACTGCCGTCGATGATAAAGAACAAGGACAAGAGAGCCGCCGTTCACGCCAAGCTCAAGCAGGAGAAGAAGCTCGAGAAGCGCAAGAAGGTCAAGGCCCGAGACGCCGCCGAGAAGCGAGCCCTCGAGCTCGGCGAAGAG CCGCCGGCGAGAAGTGTCCCCCGGACGATTGAGAACACCAGGGAGGAAGATGAGACTGTTTGTAAGCCCGACGACGAAGAG TTGTTTGCTGGAAATGATGCGGATGAGTTTAGTGCGGTTTTGAAGCGTGAATCGAATCCGAAGATACTGATCACTACTTGCCGATTTAACTCTTCT AGAGGTCCTGCTTTTATAGAGGAGCTAGTTTCGGTGATCCCGAATTCAAAGTACTATAAAAGAGGAACTTATGATTTGAAAAAG ATTATAGAATATGCAAATAAAAAGGAATTCACTTCTTTAATTGTTGTTCATACCAATCGTCGGGAACCAG ACGCTCTCCTAATTATTGGCTTACCTAATGGACCCACTGCTCATTTTAAGCTCTCAAAGCTTGTTTTGCGGAAGGATATCAAG AACCATGGAAATCCAACCAGTCATGAGCCTGAGCTTGTATTAAACAACTTCACAACACGTCTTGGTCATCGTATTGGAAG ATTAATACAGTCACTATTCCCTCAACAGCCGAACTTTCGTGGTCGGCGAGTTGTAACTTTCCACAACCAGCGAGATTTTATATTCTTCCGGCATCATCG GTACAtttttgaaattaaagagaCTAAAGTGGCTGAAGAAAAGGGGAAAAAGACCAAAGATTCCAAGGCTGCGACTATTACTGAAGCAAAACCAATTGCCCGTCTACAG GAATGTGGTCCTCGTTTTACCCTTAAATTGATCAGTCTTCAGCATGGGACATTTGATCCTAGAGGCGGGGAGTTTGAGTGGGTTCACAAG CCGGAGATGGATACTAGCCGAAGGAGGTTTTTTCTGTGA